A genomic region of uncultured Paludibaculum sp. contains the following coding sequences:
- a CDS encoding sigma-54 dependent transcriptional regulator: MTAQRILLVDDDANLRWVVQTQLEDSGYTVLTAGSAEEAQTIAANDPPALVLTDLRMPGQSGLDLLRNLRETNPDLPVVIITAFGTIQNAVEAVKSGAYDYLTKPIDFEELNLLVRRALEHSRLIEEVRTLRTNLDRKYGFESIIGQSETLLTVLDMASRAAQTNSTILIRAETGTGKELLARAIHQNSPRNQRAFVTINCGAIPRDLLESELFGHVKGSFTGAIAHQQGKVELANGGTLFLDEIGELPMEVQAKLLRLIQQGEIEKVGAPTASRVDVRIIAATHRNLQAMIEDAAFREDLYYRLAVIPLELPPLRERSEDIPELVQNFFLKSKEKVGRPDLILPERLIPFFQSYRWPGNIRELENIVERIVVLSRGNTITEEDLPEMLRKARPAAAAVSLDLPVQGLSLDSVEKELIVKALEMSSWNQTHAARYLDISRKTLIYRMEKHGIRRKGTDSAALERA, translated from the coding sequence ATGACTGCACAGCGCATCTTGCTGGTGGACGACGACGCGAACCTGCGTTGGGTGGTCCAGACTCAACTGGAAGATTCCGGCTACACCGTGCTGACCGCCGGTTCGGCCGAGGAGGCGCAGACCATCGCCGCGAACGACCCGCCGGCGCTGGTTCTGACCGATCTGCGGATGCCCGGCCAGTCGGGCCTCGACCTGCTGCGTAATTTGCGCGAAACGAACCCGGATCTGCCGGTGGTGATCATCACCGCCTTCGGCACCATTCAGAACGCGGTCGAGGCCGTGAAGTCCGGCGCCTATGATTACCTCACCAAGCCCATCGACTTTGAGGAGCTGAATCTGCTGGTGCGCCGTGCCCTGGAGCACTCGCGCCTCATAGAGGAAGTTCGCACCCTCCGCACCAACCTCGACCGCAAGTATGGCTTCGAGAGTATCATCGGACAGTCGGAGACGCTGCTGACGGTCCTCGACATGGCCTCCCGCGCGGCCCAGACGAATTCCACGATTCTCATTCGTGCCGAAACAGGCACCGGCAAGGAACTGCTGGCCCGCGCCATCCACCAGAACAGCCCGCGCAACCAGCGCGCGTTCGTCACGATCAACTGCGGAGCCATCCCGCGCGATCTGCTGGAAAGCGAGCTGTTCGGCCACGTGAAGGGCTCGTTCACCGGGGCCATCGCTCATCAGCAGGGCAAGGTCGAACTCGCCAACGGCGGGACCCTCTTCCTCGACGAGATCGGAGAGCTGCCGATGGAGGTGCAGGCCAAACTCCTGCGGCTCATCCAGCAGGGCGAGATCGAAAAGGTCGGTGCGCCCACCGCCAGCCGGGTGGACGTCCGCATCATCGCGGCTACACATCGCAATCTGCAGGCCATGATCGAAGATGCGGCGTTTCGCGAGGATCTCTACTACCGCCTGGCCGTCATACCCCTCGAGCTGCCGCCTCTACGTGAGCGCTCTGAGGACATCCCTGAACTCGTGCAGAATTTCTTCCTGAAGTCGAAGGAGAAGGTGGGCCGGCCGGACCTGATCCTGCCCGAGCGGCTGATCCCGTTCTTCCAAAGTTATCGCTGGCCCGGCAACATCCGCGAGCTCGAGAACATCGTCGAGCGCATTGTCGTCCTCAGCCGCGGGAACACAATCACCGAGGAGGACCTGCCGGAGATGCTGCGCAAGGCCCGTCCGGCGGCGGCAGCCGTCAGTCTCGATCTGCCGGTGCAGGGGCTCAGCCTCGACTCCGTCGAGAAAGAACTGATCGTCA